One part of the Marichromatium purpuratum 984 genome encodes these proteins:
- a CDS encoding acyl-CoA thioesterase, giving the protein MRRLAEVSECNRPSRRAAIIDAQAQPQPERVMIPRPFEYRFTVQLHDTDAAGRLFFAHLFRHAHDAYEALMREIGQPLPPMIAAQTLLLPLTHAEADYLQPMQHGEQISVEVEVLELRQRAFSLGYRFLDADGRLAARARTVHVQIALEPGSARTLAPELRAALEPHLTAASTE; this is encoded by the coding sequence ATGCGTCGACTCGCTGAGGTCTCCGAGTGTAACCGCCCGTCGCGCCGCGCTGCTATCATCGACGCCCAGGCCCAGCCGCAGCCAGAGCGCGTCATGATCCCCCGCCCCTTCGAATACCGCTTCACCGTCCAGCTGCACGACACCGATGCCGCCGGACGCCTGTTCTTCGCCCATCTGTTTCGTCATGCACACGACGCCTACGAGGCGCTGATGCGCGAGATCGGCCAGCCGCTACCGCCGATGATCGCTGCGCAGACGCTGCTGCTGCCACTCACCCACGCCGAGGCCGACTATCTGCAACCGATGCAGCACGGCGAGCAGATCAGTGTCGAGGTCGAGGTGCTGGAGCTGCGCCAGCGCGCCTTCAGCCTCGGCTATCGCTTCCTCGATGCCGACGGACGCCTCGCCGCGCGGGCGCGCACGGTCCACGTGCAGATCGCCCTGGAGCCGGGGAGCGCGCGCACCCTCGCCCCCGAACTGCGCGCGGCCCTCGAACCCCACCTCACCGCCGCATCGACCGAGTGA
- a CDS encoding FHA domain-containing protein, producing MEEAAQQIELKTARHTIAQLRLQPTADCVLGSAPECDVEIQGPEVRPRHARLFMQRGALFAEPVDGAPLMVNGRPVQGAVGVGQGDWIALAGVLVQLSTDAVAPLAPAPGSTERIEILVGRQSDCGLVIDSPQISRHHARVSIIDDQVWLEDLRSTNGTSVNGAPIRTPVTLTPGDRVAFASFVFVFTGAALEPAEIGNMVRVEVNALTKEVKDRTTGAPRRLLDEIDLVIDPGEFVVIFGTSGSGKSTLLDALNGRRPATSGQVAYNGVDLYGAFDQFRSGIGYVPQQDIVHRKIRVISALGYTARLRLPPDTSREEIATLSERVLERVGLSEKAQLAVDTPEPLSGGQLKRVSLAVELVANPNILFLDEATSGLDAGTDKKMMRLFARLAADGKTVVCVTHSLENIDCCNLVALLHRGCLVYYGPPGEAAAYFGVERLSDVYELLEQGEAEQWRTRYRASPLYQTYITTRRAATPAPVEAPQQAKGARAKRPGTSLRAGLRQMLTLTTRYADLLLSDRLNLLVLLLQAPLIALVVGAVFDIGGTLPERAAAEGQVTFVLVLSAIWFGCINSAREIVKELPVYLRERSVTVRIPAYLTSKLVPLALLCLLQCASFLAIVTLMLGFEGPFLERLATLFLAGLAATCMGLAVSALVNSNDKAIAALPLLLIPQFILSNSVVALSGVTEQVARFSVIAYWGLDAMRATLDETLRTPLPGSERALIEVQASWDDSMLALGGLALGFLLLTTLSLKLKDRRL from the coding sequence ATGGAAGAGGCGGCGCAGCAGATCGAGCTGAAGACGGCACGACACACGATCGCGCAGCTGCGTCTACAGCCCACCGCCGACTGCGTGCTCGGCAGCGCGCCGGAGTGCGATGTCGAGATCCAGGGACCCGAGGTCCGCCCCCGTCACGCCCGGCTGTTCATGCAGCGCGGCGCACTCTTCGCCGAGCCGGTCGATGGAGCGCCGCTGATGGTCAACGGCCGGCCCGTGCAAGGCGCCGTCGGGGTCGGCCAGGGCGACTGGATCGCGCTCGCCGGGGTGTTGGTCCAGCTCTCGACCGACGCGGTCGCACCACTGGCCCCGGCGCCCGGGAGCACCGAGCGCATCGAGATCCTGGTCGGACGCCAGAGCGACTGCGGACTGGTGATCGACTCGCCCCAGATCTCGCGCCATCACGCGCGGGTGTCGATCATCGACGACCAGGTCTGGCTCGAGGACTTGCGCAGCACCAACGGCACCTCGGTCAACGGCGCACCGATCCGCACCCCGGTCACCCTCACCCCCGGCGACCGCGTCGCCTTCGCCAGCTTCGTGTTCGTGTTCACCGGCGCCGCACTCGAGCCGGCCGAGATTGGCAACATGGTGCGGGTGGAGGTCAACGCCCTCACCAAGGAGGTCAAGGATCGCACCACCGGCGCCCCGCGACGGCTGCTCGACGAGATCGACCTGGTGATCGATCCCGGTGAGTTCGTGGTCATCTTCGGCACCAGCGGTTCGGGCAAGTCGACCCTGCTCGACGCCCTCAACGGCCGCCGCCCGGCCACCTCCGGGCAGGTCGCCTACAACGGCGTCGACCTCTACGGCGCCTTCGACCAGTTCCGTTCCGGTATCGGCTATGTCCCCCAGCAGGACATCGTCCATCGCAAGATCCGGGTGATCAGCGCGCTCGGCTACACCGCGCGGCTGCGACTGCCGCCGGACACCTCGCGCGAGGAGATCGCCACGCTCAGCGAACGGGTGCTCGAGCGCGTCGGTCTCAGCGAGAAGGCCCAGCTCGCCGTCGACACCCCGGAGCCGCTCAGCGGCGGCCAGCTCAAGCGCGTCAGTCTCGCCGTCGAGCTGGTGGCCAACCCCAACATCCTCTTCCTCGACGAGGCCACCAGCGGGCTCGACGCCGGCACCGACAAGAAGATGATGCGGCTGTTCGCGCGGCTCGCCGCCGACGGCAAGACGGTGGTCTGCGTCACCCACTCGCTCGAGAACATCGACTGCTGCAATCTCGTCGCCCTGCTCCATCGCGGCTGTCTGGTCTATTACGGCCCGCCCGGCGAGGCGGCCGCCTACTTCGGCGTCGAGCGTCTCTCCGACGTCTACGAACTGCTCGAGCAGGGCGAGGCCGAGCAGTGGCGAACGCGCTATCGCGCCTCGCCGCTCTACCAGACCTATATCACCACGCGCCGCGCGGCCACCCCGGCCCCGGTCGAGGCCCCGCAGCAGGCCAAGGGCGCGCGCGCCAAGCGCCCCGGCACCTCGCTGCGCGCCGGGCTGCGCCAGATGCTCACCCTCACCACCCGTTATGCCGACCTGCTGCTCTCCGACCGGCTCAACCTGCTGGTGCTGCTGCTACAGGCGCCCCTGATCGCGCTGGTGGTCGGGGCGGTGTTCGACATCGGCGGCACCCTGCCCGAGCGCGCCGCCGCCGAGGGACAGGTGACCTTCGTGCTGGTGCTCTCGGCGATCTGGTTCGGCTGCATCAACTCCGCGCGCGAGATCGTCAAGGAGCTGCCGGTCTATCTGCGCGAGCGCTCGGTGACGGTGCGCATCCCCGCCTACCTGACCAGCAAGCTGGTGCCACTGGCGCTGCTCTGTCTGCTCCAGTGCGCCAGTTTCCTCGCCATCGTCACCCTGATGCTCGGCTTCGAGGGGCCTTTCCTCGAGCGTCTCGCCACCCTCTTCCTCGCCGGACTCGCCGCCACCTGCATGGGGCTGGCGGTGAGCGCCCTGGTCAACTCCAACGACAAGGCGATCGCCGCGCTGCCGCTGCTGCTGATCCCGCAATTCATCCTCTCCAATTCGGTGGTCGCGCTCTCCGGGGTGACCGAACAGGTCGCCCGCTTCTCGGTGATCGCCTACTGGGGGCTGGACGCGATGCGCGCGACCCTCGACGAGACGCTGCGCACCCCGCTGCCGGGCAGCGAGAGGGCGTTGATCGAGGTGCAGGCGAGCTGGGACGACTCGATGCTCGCGCTCGGCGGCCTGGCGCTCGGCTTCCTCCTGCTCACCACCCTGTCCCTGAAGCTCAAGGACCGGCGACTGTGA
- a CDS encoding protein kinase domain-containing protein, giving the protein MEDPELKTCPKCGAQNLTAELPGRDYRCGDCGLELAHLDTTAQGVIRGVIRWLREPGEVINERYRVNSVLGKGGFGVTYLVDDLRLHGKHRALKEIPEILFDEHETRLLGRLSHPAVPDITDRFTDNEMVCLVLEFGGDRTLRGEQEQRGGRIPLFVLLPWINQLCAAIGYLHDQDPPVVHRDLKPDNILLDDSGRIMLIDFGIAKEAAPDTATRTLGRAASQGFSPPEQVLGTGTDQRSDVYALGAIVYNLLSGKMPSAAYERVTGATLVPLSQFLPEIPPAVDAAVLKALELNINQRQQSIAEFAEVFEQLAGGNGASSPTVVATTVLPQSPGGFSPPQTAQTGAQIHSLPLPTHATGASGQTSVTPPSQDKSGQPGSKSPLALLAGLVLLAGAGVVTWLVLDRLPAPEDEPTPDTAQQSDTPDQPATPTPTSPPAVSPVTDETSAAAAAATGTAAAAAAAAGAGAAAAGAGAAARPAPRGEPSARPTPPPQTTSVPSGPLPSIFSDQQTDTRSTPTRRPGSLQDLFEQQRAPQVSQPVVSTPKPGSQPPKEPAPSVEPEPQQPVVVAKPPPEPPKARPTPKPAPKPAPSSGGSSGWGFKYKGAERSY; this is encoded by the coding sequence GTGGAAGACCCAGAGCTGAAAACCTGCCCCAAGTGCGGCGCCCAGAACCTGACCGCCGAGCTGCCGGGACGCGACTACCGTTGCGGCGACTGCGGACTCGAACTGGCCCATCTCGACACCACGGCACAAGGGGTGATCCGCGGCGTCATCCGCTGGTTGCGCGAACCCGGCGAGGTCATCAACGAGCGCTACCGGGTCAACTCGGTGCTCGGCAAGGGCGGCTTCGGCGTCACCTACCTGGTCGACGACCTGCGTCTGCACGGCAAGCACCGAGCGTTGAAGGAAATCCCCGAGATCCTCTTCGACGAACACGAGACGCGTCTGCTCGGGCGTCTCAGCCACCCCGCCGTCCCCGACATCACCGACCGCTTCACCGACAACGAGATGGTCTGTCTGGTGCTGGAGTTCGGCGGCGATCGCACCCTGCGCGGCGAGCAGGAGCAGCGCGGCGGACGCATCCCGCTGTTCGTGCTGCTGCCCTGGATCAATCAGCTGTGCGCCGCGATCGGCTATCTGCACGACCAGGATCCGCCGGTGGTGCATCGCGACCTCAAGCCCGATAACATCCTGCTCGACGACAGCGGGCGGATCATGCTGATCGACTTCGGCATCGCCAAGGAGGCGGCGCCGGACACCGCCACCCGCACCCTCGGGCGCGCCGCCAGCCAGGGCTTCAGCCCGCCCGAACAGGTGCTCGGCACCGGCACCGATCAGCGCTCGGACGTCTATGCGCTCGGCGCCATCGTCTACAACCTGCTCAGCGGCAAGATGCCGTCAGCGGCCTACGAGCGGGTCACCGGCGCCACCCTGGTGCCGCTGTCGCAGTTCCTCCCGGAGATCCCGCCGGCGGTCGACGCCGCCGTGCTGAAAGCGCTGGAACTCAACATCAATCAGCGCCAGCAGTCGATCGCCGAGTTCGCCGAGGTCTTCGAACAGCTGGCCGGCGGTAACGGCGCCAGCTCGCCGACGGTGGTCGCCACCACCGTACTGCCGCAATCGCCCGGCGGCTTCAGCCCGCCCCAGACCGCCCAGACCGGAGCGCAGATCCACTCACTGCCGCTGCCCACTCATGCCACGGGCGCGAGCGGCCAGACCTCCGTCACGCCCCCGTCCCAGGACAAGAGCGGACAACCGGGCTCCAAGTCGCCGCTCGCCCTGCTCGCCGGCTTGGTGCTACTGGCCGGCGCGGGCGTCGTCACCTGGCTGGTGCTTGACCGGCTCCCTGCCCCCGAGGACGAACCGACTCCGGACACGGCGCAACAGAGCGACACCCCGGACCAGCCCGCGACGCCCACTCCGACCTCCCCCCCGGCAGTTTCCCCGGTGACCGACGAGACCTCGGCGGCTGCAGCAGCGGCAACTGGCACCGCGGCCGCGGCGGCCGCCGCTGCGGGCGCAGGAGCGGCGGCGGCTGGCGCGGGAGCCGCCGCACGCCCTGCGCCCCGCGGCGAACCCAGCGCCCGCCCCACGCCACCGCCACAGACCACCAGCGTCCCCAGCGGCCCGCTGCCGAGCATCTTCTCCGACCAACAGACCGACACCCGAAGCACTCCGACCCGCCGCCCCGGATCGCTGCAAGACCTCTTCGAGCAGCAGCGTGCACCCCAGGTCTCGCAGCCGGTCGTCTCGACTCCCAAGCCCGGGAGCCAACCGCCAAAGGAGCCGGCGCCGTCCGTCGAGCCCGAACCACAACAGCCGGTGGTGGTCGCCAAGCCTCCCCCAGAACCGCCCAAGGCACGGCCCACCCCCAAACCAGCCCCCAAGCCAGCTCCATCGAGTGGCGGCAGCTCGGGATGGGGGTTCAAGTACAAGGGGGCGGAGCGCAGTTACTGA
- a CDS encoding acyl-CoA thioesterase — MENYKVVRPGHLNHYGYLFGGFLLQWVDEIGWIAASRDNPGCRLVTVGMDRVEFHRSVREGVVLRFEAVESCRGTSSLTYAVSVFADDLETGAEQEIFSTCITFVRVDEDGRKCPLPGR, encoded by the coding sequence ATGGAGAACTACAAGGTCGTCAGACCCGGACATCTCAATCACTACGGCTATCTGTTCGGTGGCTTTCTGTTGCAGTGGGTCGACGAGATCGGCTGGATCGCCGCCAGTCGCGACAATCCCGGTTGTCGCCTGGTCACCGTCGGGATGGATCGGGTCGAGTTCCATCGCAGTGTGCGCGAGGGCGTGGTGCTGCGCTTCGAGGCCGTCGAGTCGTGCCGTGGCACCAGCTCGCTGACCTATGCCGTGAGCGTCTTCGCCGACGACCTCGAGACTGGCGCCGAACAGGAGATCTTCTCGACCTGCATCACCTTCGTGCGGGTCGACGAGGACGGGCGCAAATGCCCGCTGCCGGGGCGCTGA
- the catB gene encoding type B chloramphenicol O-acetyltransferase produces the protein MRNHFESPFAGKPLREQVSNPNIEVGEYSYYSGHYHHHSFEECVRYLDPDRDDVDRLIIGRFCSIGSGAVFMMAGNQGHRSDWISTHPFFYRADTPFAGALDGYVPAGDTVIGNDVWIGSEAMLMPGVRVGDGAIVASRALVSRDVPPYTVVGGNPARPIRVRFTAEEIEQLLEIAWWDWEPELLEAAMPLLCAQNVAALHRFWLYHHAPA, from the coding sequence ATGCGCAACCATTTCGAGAGCCCCTTCGCCGGCAAGCCACTGCGCGAGCAGGTCAGCAACCCCAATATCGAGGTCGGCGAATACAGTTACTACTCGGGCCACTATCACCATCACTCCTTCGAGGAGTGCGTGCGCTATCTCGATCCCGATCGCGACGATGTCGACCGCCTGATCATCGGGCGCTTCTGCTCGATCGGCAGTGGTGCGGTGTTCATGATGGCCGGCAACCAGGGGCATCGCAGCGACTGGATCAGCACCCATCCCTTCTTCTATCGCGCCGACACGCCCTTCGCCGGGGCGCTCGATGGCTATGTCCCGGCCGGTGACACCGTCATCGGCAACGATGTCTGGATCGGCAGCGAGGCGATGCTGATGCCCGGCGTGCGGGTCGGCGACGGGGCCATCGTCGCCAGCCGCGCCCTGGTCAGCCGCGATGTGCCGCCCTATACCGTCGTCGGCGGTAATCCGGCGCGTCCGATCCGGGTCCGCTTCACCGCCGAGGAGATCGAGCAGCTGCTCGAGATTGCCTGGTGGGACTGGGAACCCGAGCTGCTCGAGGCGGCGATGCCGCTGCTCTGCGCCCAGAATGTCGCCGCCCTGCATCGTTTCTGGCTGTACCACCACGCCCCCGCCTGA
- a CDS encoding M48 family metallopeptidase produces the protein MPLHWLLGLALFGGLFGGGADQGCATAERTMQRIERDWPLRASGDPLRRHVQTLGARLGAIAGLDTAVHIHLVRNLEPLAFALGGGQFLISDGLIALVGDEAQLAAVLAHEISHQRLGHFCAAPDSADQRIDLGAVVQHFDLQREIAADRAAETLLARAGLDPGAMAGVLVCLQQGHGASAQLRARIDALSPAPPPHPEYDSPAFTRLRAQLVDELDGLWSESGGCRPR, from the coding sequence ATGCCGCTCCACTGGCTGCTCGGACTGGCGCTGTTCGGTGGGCTGTTCGGCGGCGGCGCGGACCAGGGCTGCGCCACCGCCGAGCGGACCATGCAGCGCATCGAGCGCGACTGGCCGCTGCGCGCCTCGGGCGACCCGCTGCGCCGTCACGTCCAGACCCTCGGCGCCCGACTCGGCGCGATCGCCGGGCTCGACACCGCGGTTCACATCCATCTGGTACGCAACCTCGAACCGCTCGCCTTCGCCCTCGGCGGCGGCCAGTTCCTGATCAGCGACGGTCTGATCGCACTGGTCGGCGACGAGGCCCAGCTCGCCGCGGTACTCGCCCACGAGATCTCCCACCAGCGGCTCGGTCACTTCTGCGCCGCCCCCGACTCGGCCGACCAGCGCATCGACCTCGGCGCCGTCGTCCAGCACTTCGACCTGCAGCGCGAGATCGCCGCCGATCGGGCCGCCGAGACGCTGCTCGCGCGCGCCGGTCTCGACCCCGGCGCCATGGCCGGGGTGCTCGTCTGTCTGCAGCAGGGTCACGGCGCCAGTGCTCAGCTCAGGGCGCGGATCGACGCACTCTCCCCGGCGCCGCCGCCCCACCCCGAGTACGACTCGCCCGCCTTCACCAGGCTACGCGCACAACTCGTCGACGAACTCGACGGGCTGTGGTCGGAGAGCGGCGGCTGTCGTCCACGCTGA
- a CDS encoding SHOCT domain-containing protein, whose product MMHHGWLPGGLGWVFWILVALGVVWALRAGRRDGRGREGCASEEALRILESRYARGEIEHDEFERRREDLLR is encoded by the coding sequence ATGATGCATCACGGTTGGCTGCCCGGTGGGCTGGGCTGGGTCTTCTGGATCCTGGTGGCACTGGGCGTGGTCTGGGCGCTGCGCGCCGGGCGCCGCGATGGTCGAGGTCGCGAGGGGTGCGCCAGCGAGGAGGCGCTGCGCATCCTCGAGTCGCGCTATGCGCGCGGTGAGATCGAGCACGATGAGTTCGAGCGCCGGCGAGAGGATCTGTTGCGCTGA
- a CDS encoding vWA domain-containing protein → MQPARSNSARRSWLRHALLGFTTLILALTGSAAALAQSGYGFAAPGGYGLKIYRTDYSLYPFVQVYLRTFDSDMQPLINLNELNIGLMVKGRPYNPMKRQYGIQSIRQREEATRSVLVIDASKTMSGAPFEETLRAAIGYIESKRPQDEIAVLAVRDTKQGYQLVSQFERDERVLARRIADIQPDGMKTRLYDTIGAGMQMCAMSAQGSVVGGNYVVSCSLVVFSDGKDEGSSITRNELMTRISNLGVPIPIYSLAYSRIDPSHFQNLEALSKNSFGIYYLVGETTARMQRIVEEIQNILQSDYVVTFRSYIPVDGENHSLKLGVEYPSGSGKYVYDDTSFEAIQPPPIPAIRSAITKFEQAIPKLPAGQTPYWDDPTATPEAAPVMPQ, encoded by the coding sequence ATGCAACCAGCTCGTTCCAACTCCGCCCGTCGCTCGTGGCTGCGCCACGCGCTCCTGGGCTTCACCACCCTGATCCTCGCCCTGACCGGCAGCGCCGCGGCGCTGGCCCAGAGCGGCTACGGCTTCGCCGCTCCCGGTGGCTACGGGCTCAAGATCTACCGCACCGATTATTCGCTCTATCCCTTCGTCCAGGTCTATCTGCGCACCTTCGACTCGGACATGCAGCCGCTGATCAACCTCAACGAACTCAACATCGGGCTGATGGTCAAGGGTCGCCCCTATAACCCGATGAAGCGTCAGTACGGCATCCAGTCGATCCGTCAGCGCGAGGAGGCCACCCGCAGCGTGCTGGTCATCGACGCGAGCAAGACCATGTCCGGCGCACCCTTCGAGGAGACCCTGCGCGCGGCCATCGGCTATATCGAGAGCAAGCGTCCACAGGACGAGATCGCGGTGCTGGCGGTGCGCGACACCAAGCAGGGTTACCAGCTGGTCTCGCAGTTCGAGCGTGACGAGCGGGTGCTCGCCCGCCGTATCGCCGACATCCAGCCCGACGGCATGAAGACCCGACTCTATGACACCATCGGCGCCGGCATGCAGATGTGCGCGATGAGCGCCCAGGGTTCGGTGGTCGGCGGCAACTATGTGGTCTCCTGCTCGTTGGTGGTGTTCTCCGACGGCAAGGACGAGGGCAGCTCGATCACCCGCAACGAGCTGATGACCCGCATCTCCAACCTCGGCGTGCCGATCCCGATCTACTCGCTCGCCTATTCGCGCATCGACCCGAGTCACTTCCAGAACCTCGAGGCGCTGTCGAAGAACTCCTTCGGCATCTACTACCTGGTCGGCGAGACCACCGCGCGCATGCAGCGCATCGTCGAGGAGATCCAGAACATCCTCCAGAGCGACTACGTGGTCACCTTCCGCTCCTACATCCCGGTCGACGGCGAGAACCACAGCCTCAAGCTCGGCGTCGAGTACCCGAGCGGCAGCGGCAAGTACGTCTACGACGACACCAGCTTCGAGGCGATCCAGCCGCCGCCGATCCCGGCGATCCGCTCGGCCATCACCAAGTTCGAGCAGGCCATCCCCAAGCTCCCGGCGGGCCAGACCCCCTACTGGGATGATCCCACGGCCACTCCCGAGGCGGCCCCGGTCATGCCGCAGTGA
- a CDS encoding sodium:solute symporter family protein has translation MSDTAALGWIDIVVILTYLLTTAYLGWLGYRGTRSAADFLVGGRGTHPVVMAISYGATFISTAAIVGFGGVAGLFGMSLLWLVFTNIAVGILLAFVLLGEPTRRLGHQLGAHTFPELLGKRYESRAIQLFSGGLIFLFMPLYAAAVMTGGSVFAATQFGIDFEVALLVFALITAAYVIPGGLKAVMYTDTLQGLVMVGAMVFLLIFTYSSLGGVSEAHQALTDMADLAPAPLQAIGHRGWTAMPEFGWGSRQYDLWWIVVSGIILGVSIGVLAQPQLAVRFMTVRSRRELDRAVPVGAVFILLMVGTPYLVGSLSNVWFAQNGPEIHGQLVETLEGTRDHALVQPMVQDATGHWSIDPARDPVPLIVASRDPAQDASGATFTLLGGRSTAITAVGGDADRIIPAYISAALPRWFGVVFLLALLAAAMSTMSSQFHTIGSVAGRDLYEGSGRGRDREPSLMVMRLAVMLGLLIAVTISYAVRQEYVVARFTAIFFGLCAASFLPAYFGALFSHRVTRAGALASMLVGMGVSLFWLVLVKSKEAAAIGLVQRLTDGETSLLAGHPNWPMVDPVLIALPAATLTLILVSALTRPPEPEHLARCFPARAARD, from the coding sequence ATGTCCGACACCGCGGCCCTGGGCTGGATCGACATCGTCGTCATTCTGACCTATCTGTTGACGACCGCCTATCTCGGCTGGCTCGGTTATCGCGGCACCCGCTCAGCGGCCGACTTCCTGGTCGGCGGACGTGGCACGCATCCGGTGGTGATGGCCATCTCCTACGGCGCCACCTTCATCTCCACTGCGGCCATCGTCGGCTTCGGCGGGGTCGCCGGGCTGTTCGGCATGAGCCTGCTATGGCTGGTGTTCACCAACATCGCCGTCGGCATCCTGCTCGCCTTCGTGCTGCTCGGCGAGCCGACCCGCCGACTCGGCCACCAGCTCGGCGCCCACACCTTCCCCGAGCTGCTCGGCAAGCGCTACGAGAGCCGCGCCATCCAGCTCTTCTCCGGCGGGCTGATCTTCCTCTTTATGCCGCTCTACGCCGCGGCGGTAATGACCGGCGGCAGCGTCTTCGCCGCGACCCAGTTCGGCATCGACTTCGAGGTCGCGCTGCTGGTCTTCGCACTGATCACCGCCGCCTATGTCATCCCCGGCGGGCTCAAGGCGGTGATGTACACCGACACCCTGCAGGGGCTGGTGATGGTCGGGGCGATGGTGTTCCTGCTGATCTTCACCTATTCCTCGCTCGGCGGTGTCAGCGAGGCCCACCAAGCGCTCACCGACATGGCCGATCTCGCCCCGGCACCGCTACAGGCGATCGGGCACCGCGGCTGGACGGCGATGCCCGAGTTCGGCTGGGGCTCGCGCCAGTACGATCTGTGGTGGATCGTGGTCAGCGGCATCATCCTCGGCGTCAGCATCGGCGTGCTCGCCCAGCCGCAGCTGGCGGTGCGCTTCATGACCGTGCGCAGCCGCCGCGAACTCGATCGCGCCGTGCCGGTGGGAGCCGTGTTCATCCTGTTGATGGTCGGCACCCCCTATCTGGTCGGCAGTCTGTCGAACGTCTGGTTCGCCCAGAACGGTCCCGAGATCCACGGCCAGCTGGTCGAGACGCTCGAGGGCACGCGCGATCACGCCCTGGTCCAGCCGATGGTGCAGGACGCCACCGGCCACTGGTCGATCGACCCGGCGCGTGACCCGGTGCCGCTGATCGTCGCCAGCCGCGATCCCGCACAGGATGCCAGCGGCGCCACCTTCACCCTGCTCGGCGGGCGCTCCACCGCGATCACCGCCGTCGGCGGTGACGCCGATCGCATCATCCCGGCCTATATCAGCGCTGCGCTGCCGCGCTGGTTCGGCGTGGTCTTCCTGCTCGCGCTGCTGGCCGCGGCGATGAGCACCATGTCGAGCCAGTTCCACACCATCGGCAGTGTCGCCGGGCGTGACCTCTACGAGGGCAGCGGACGTGGCCGGGATCGCGAGCCGAGCCTCATGGTGATGCGCCTGGCGGTGATGCTGGGGCTGCTGATCGCCGTCACCATCAGCTACGCGGTGCGTCAGGAGTACGTGGTCGCGCGCTTCACCGCGATCTTCTTCGGGCTGTGCGCGGCGAGTTTCCTGCCGGCCTACTTCGGCGCCCTGTTCTCGCACCGGGTGACCCGTGCCGGGGCGCTTGCCTCGATGCTGGTGGGCATGGGCGTGTCGCTGTTCTGGCTGGTACTGGTCAAGTCCAAGGAGGCTGCCGCCATCGGCCTGGTGCAGCGGCTCACCGACGGTGAGACCAGCCTGCTCGCCGGACACCCCAACTGGCCGATGGTCGACCCGGTGCTGATCGCGCTGCCGGCGGCCACCCTGACGCTG
- a CDS encoding glycine zipper domain-containing protein, producing the protein MMKAPYRKGLTAAALATTVAVSGCQTTGDTQDQAAGAGIGALVGAGIGALVTGDARGAVAGAAIGGALGWSVVALNQYQSRQVRSSAADSRVYGLSKPVERTQVKIRRGSNSPRTVGRGQSVDLVTDYSVMLPPSVSRTSVTESWTLKKDGRSVARLPAKTSTRTAGGWAAQAEITIPSDVPPGTYVIEHRVKAGSSYDTDESTFVVRG; encoded by the coding sequence ATGATGAAAGCACCATATCGTAAGGGTCTGACTGCGGCGGCACTCGCCACTACGGTGGCGGTGAGCGGTTGCCAGACCACCGGCGATACCCAGGACCAGGCCGCCGGCGCCGGCATCGGCGCCCTGGTCGGCGCCGGCATCGGCGCCCTGGTCACCGGTGACGCCCGCGGCGCGGTGGCGGGCGCGGCCATCGGTGGCGCGCTCGGCTGGAGCGTGGTCGCGCTCAACCAGTATCAATCGCGTCAGGTACGCTCGAGTGCCGCCGACAGCCGGGTCTACGGCCTGAGCAAGCCGGTCGAGCGCACCCAGGTCAAGATCCGTCGCGGCTCCAACTCGCCACGGACGGTGGGCCGCGGCCAGTCGGTCGACCTGGTCACCGACTACTCGGTGATGCTGCCGCCGAGCGTCTCGCGCACCTCGGTGACCGAGAGCTGGACGCTGAAAAAGGACGGTCGCTCGGTGGCGCGCCTGCCGGCCAAGACCAGCACTCGCACCGCTGGTGGCTGGGCCGCCCAGGCCGAGATCACCATCCCCAGCGATGTGCCTCCGGGGACCTATGTGATCGAGCACCGCGTCAAGGCCGGGTCGAGCTACGACACCGACGAGTCGACCTTCGTGGTGCGCGGCTGA